In one window of Nomascus leucogenys isolate Asia chromosome 1a, Asia_NLE_v1, whole genome shotgun sequence DNA:
- the LOC100605289 gene encoding olfactory receptor 13C9, whose protein sequence is MAWENQTLLVEFFLKGLSGHPRLELLFSVLIFIMYVVILLGNGTLILISILDPHLHTPMYFFLRNLSFLDICYTTTSIPSTLVSFLSERKTISFSGCAVQVFLGLAMGTTECVLLGMMACDCYVAICNPLRYPIIMSKDAYVPMAVGSWFAGIVNSAVQTTFVVQLPFCRNNVINRFSCEILAVMKMACADISGNEFLMLVATILFTLMPLLLIVISYSLIISSILKIHSSEGRSKAFSTCSAHLTVVIIFYGTILFMYMKPKSKKTLNSDDLDATDKIISMFYGVMTPMMNPLIYSLRNKDVKEAVKHLLNRRFFSK, encoded by the coding sequence atGGCATGGGAAAACCAAACCCTTCTGGTGGAATTTTTTCTGAAGGGACTTTCTGGTCACCCAAGGCTTGAGTTACTCTTTTCTGTGCTAATCTTCATAATGTATGTGGTCATCCTTCTGGGGAATGGTACTCTCATTTTAATCAGCATCTTGGACCCTCACCTTCACACCCCTATGTACTTCTTTCTGAGGAACCTCTCCTTCTTGGACATCTGCTACACCACCACCTCTATTCCCTCCACGCTGGTGAGCTTCCTTTCAGAAAGAAAGACCATTTCCTTTTCTGGCTGTGCAGTgcaggtgttccttggcttggcCATGGGAACAACAGAGTGTGTGCTCCTGGGCATGATGGCCTGTGACTGCTATGTGGCTATCTGCAACCCTCTGAGATATCCCATTATCATGAGCAAGGATGCCTATGTACCCATGGCTGTTGGGTCCTGGTTTGCAGGGATTGTCAACTCTGCAGTACAAACTACATTTGTAGTACAATTGCCTTTCTGCAGGAATAATGTCATCAATCGTTTCTCCTGTGAAATTCTAGCTGTCATGAAGATGGCCTGTGCTGACATCTCAGGCAATGAGTTCCTCATGCTTGTGGCCACAATATTGTTCACACTGATGCCACTGCTCTTGATAGTTATCTCTTACTCATTAATCATTTCCAGCATCCTCAAGATTCACTCCTCTGAGGGTAGAAGCAAAGCTTTCTCTACTTGCTCAGCCCATCTGACTGTGGTCATAATATTCTATGGGACCATCCTCTTCATGTATATGAAGCCCAAGTCTAAAAAGACACTTAATTCAGATGACCTGGATGCTACCGACAAAATTATATCCATGTTCTATGGGGTGATGACTCCCATGATGAATCCTTTAATCTACAGTCTTAGAAACAAGGATGTGAAAGAGGCAGTAAAACACCTACTGAACAGAAGGTTCTTTAGCAAGTGA
- the LOC100604955 gene encoding LOW QUALITY PROTEIN: olfactory receptor 13C2-like (The sequence of the model RefSeq protein was modified relative to this genomic sequence to represent the inferred CDS: inserted 1 base in 1 codon): MEWENHTILVEFFLKGLSGHQRLELLFSVLIFIMYLAVLLGNGTLILISILDPHLHTPMYFFLGSLSFLDICYTTTSIPSTLVSFLSERKTISLSGCAVQMFLGLAMGTTECVLLGMMACDHYVAICNPLRFPIIVNKDAYISMAAGSWIIGTVNSEVQTVFLVQLTFLRNNIINHFTCEILAVMKVACADISGNEFIMLVATTLFILTPLLLIVVSYMLIIISIFKISSSEGRRKXSSTCSAHLTVVIIFYGTILFMYMKPKSKETLNSDDLDATDKIISMFYGVMTPMMNPLIYSLRNRDVKEAVKHLLNRRFFSK; this comes from the exons ATGGAATGGGAAAACCACACCATTCTGGTGGAATTTTTTCTGAAGGGACTTTCTGGTCACCAAAGGCTTGAGTTGCTCTTTTCTGTGCTAATCTTCATAATGTATCTGGCCGTCCTTCTGGGGAATGGTACTCTCATTTTAATCAGCATCTTGGATCCTCACCTTCACACCCCTATGTACTTCTTTCTGGGGAGCCTCTCCTTCTTGGACATCTGCTACACCACCACCTCTATTCCCTCCACGCTGGTGAGCttcctttcagaaagaaaaaccatTTCCCTTTCTGGCTGTGCAGTGCAGATGTTCCTTGGCTTGGCCATGGGGACAACAGAGTGTGTGCTTCTGGGCATGATGGCCTGTGACCACTATGTGGCTATCTGCAACCCTCTGAGATTTCCCATCATCGTGAACAAGGATGCCTATATATCCATGGCAGCTGGGTCCTGGATCATAGGAACTGTTAATTCTGAGGTACAAACGGTGTTTTTGGTACAATTGACTTTCCTCAGGAATAACATCATCAATCATTTCACCTGTGAAATTCTGGCTGTCATGAAAGTGGCCTGTGCTGACATCTCAGGCAATGAGTTCATCATGCTTGTGGCCACAACATTGTTCATACTGACACCTTTGTTATTAATCGTTGTCTCTTACATGTTAATCATTATCAGCATCTTCAAAATTAGCTCTTCTGAGGGGAGAAGAA TTTCCTCTACTTGCTCAGCCCATCTGACTGTGGTCATAATATTCTATGGGACCATCCTCTTCATGTACATGAAGCCCAAGTCTAAAGAGACACTTAATTCAGATGACCTGGATGCTACTGACAAAATTATATCCATGTTCTATGGGGTGATGACTCCCATGATGAATCCTTTAATCTACAGTCTTAGAAACAGGGATGTGAAAGAGGCAGTAAAACATCTACTGAACAGAAGGTTCTTTAGCAAGTGA